A genomic stretch from Bacillaceae bacterium S4-13-56 includes:
- a CDS encoding CBO0543 family protein, with amino-acid sequence MRDKTILNLFTILGISGSIFFLLRRKGQLKDWFLIFFIKTLVSTIFDGPVIKTKYLQYPVRYFPKLFDSNIVFLYVIFPLSCVIYNQFTYKMKPLKSILSVFLFTGPMTLMENWIEKNTNLVKYNKGWNSYITFIVLSFAFLLVKGCIEGIRFLDKKFTPPHIQKKENTLKNE; translated from the coding sequence ATGAGGGATAAGACAATATTGAACTTATTTACTATTTTAGGAATAAGCGGAAGCATATTTTTTTTATTACGTAGAAAAGGACAATTGAAGGACTGGTTTCTTATTTTTTTTATTAAAACTTTAGTTTCCACTATATTTGATGGACCAGTAATTAAAACAAAATATTTGCAATATCCAGTACGCTATTTCCCTAAATTATTTGACTCAAATATTGTGTTTTTATACGTAATATTTCCTTTATCGTGTGTCATATATAATCAATTTACATATAAAATGAAGCCATTAAAGTCAATCTTGAGTGTTTTTCTTTTTACCGGACCAATGACTCTTATGGAAAATTGGATTGAAAAAAATACCAATTTAGTTAAATATAACAAGGGTTGGAATAGCTATATTACATTTATTGTACTTTCGTTTGCTTTTTTGCTTGTTAAAGGATGCATTGAGGGAATTCGTTTCTTAGATAAAAAATTCACCCCTCCTCATATACAGAAGAAAGAAAACACTTTGAAAAATGAGTAA
- a CDS encoding magnesium chelatase domain-containing protein: MSELTMMNCDVSNEKVVVQLSLPEQRKAGPFFDIAIALEILKEKGKIMKKKCGLCY, translated from the coding sequence ATGAGTGAGTTAACCATGATGAATTGTGATGTATCGAATGAAAAGGTGGTTGTACAATTGTCTCTCCCAGAGCAAAGGAAAGCAGGTCCATTTTTCGATATCGCGATTGCACTTGAAATCTTAAAGGAGAAAGGGAAAATAATGAAGAAGAAGTGTGGGTTATGCTATTAG